A window from Hemicordylus capensis ecotype Gifberg chromosome 2, rHemCap1.1.pri, whole genome shotgun sequence encodes these proteins:
- the LOC128343555 gene encoding basic salivary proline-rich protein 1-like, with protein MQKRKKKEPARGCKTRTGFRHGKGRSNSWFQTDKLLRGKQALRWEGKGAAAARRSRRTHLPVLLGSRQHRRVGKARPRGPRRGRAAVCVCWGQTGGGGPSPNPAAVLISSLTLFMEPPPPPPPPEFAPVTPQEAKRRGPLSDQKPAPSKPARATGGKQARAGGDPGHPRSAFRERAPSSASRSPPAPLAAAAPPSLKSPRVRRRGGRVRGQEPSPQRSPRGPRATAAGARLEEPEPPGGPSREAAAAATRVAQRKARGQKQAAGGLCVCDAPLLWKSQPPKTGRSPRPPRPPPPTPCLGSKDSQGGRSPV; from the coding sequence ATgcagaagagaaagaagaaagagccAGCGAGGGGCTGCAAAACCCGGACTGGATTCCGCCACGGGAAGGGACGGAGCAACAGCTGGTTCCAGACTGACAAGCTCCTGAGAGGCAAACAAGCCCTCCGCTGGGAGGGAAAGGGAGCCGCAGCCGCCAGGCGGAGCCGCCGCACACACCTACCTGTCTTGCTTGGCTCTCGGCAGCACCGGCGGGTAGGAAAAGCCCGCCCGCGGGGACCGAGGAGGGGGCGGGCGGCGGTGTGCGTATGTTGGGggcaaacgggggggggggggccgagTCCCAACCCGGCGGCTGTTCTGATCTCCTCGCTGACTCTGTTTATGGagcccccccctccgccgccgccgccagagtTCGCCCCCGTCACCCCCCAAGAGGCCAAGAGAAGAGGCCCACTGTCCGACCAAAAGCCCGCTCCCTCCAAGCCGGCCAGAGCAACAGGCGGCAAGCAAGCCAGGGCCGGCGGCGACCCAGGACACCCCCGATCGGCCTTCCGAGAAAGAGCCCCGAGCTCAGCCTCTCGCTCTCCGCCCGCCCCGCTCGCTGCTGCTGCGCCCCCCTCTCTAAAGTCACCCCGGGTGAGACggaggggagggagggtgagggggcaagAGCCCAGCCCGCAGCGATCACCTCGTGGCCCTCGAGCCACCGCCGCTGGTGCACGACTTGAAGAGCCTGAGCCCCCCGGGGGCCCCTcccgagaagcagcagcagcagccacacgcGTTGCCCAAAGGAAAGCGCGGGGACAGAAGCAGGCAGCGggcgggctgtgtgtgtgtgatgccccCCTGCTCTGGAAGAGTCAACCCCCCAAGACCGGCCGGTCTCctcgcccgccccgcccccccccccccacaccttgctTGGGGAGCAAGGATTCCCAAGGGGGCCGGAGCCCAGTCTGA